A genome region from Rhodanobacter thiooxydans includes the following:
- a CDS encoding TolC family protein, translating to MHDADQPCHTPTVTSRLRTACAVALALLVSGCASYAPLPLGSGEGAADVAQLTAPTSRMPLPSLATHRFDPADGLDVTETAMLAVANSPPLKLKRDELGIARAQAFAAGLLPDPQLSLGEDFPQHSGGGLTTAFNLGLSEDVTALLTRSSRKAAARSQAQQVNLDLLWAEWQTVAQARLLFDQVLNLRAQQARLASEQAALEQVTPYIQSALDAGNLSYDSASAGLNAAADVRRQLADNAVALHQADSDLHVLLGLAPTATLDLAGAPYRVAPTPAQLQQALADLPRRRPDLLALQAGYQSQQEKLRTAVLAQFPALNIGFNTARDTGAVYTRGFTVGITLPLFDRNRGNIAIERATRQQLKDDYESRVLTTRSDMQRLAADLATLAQHEQRLAAHTQQLDAARRIAEQSWRQGLLDWPTWLAIRSQSLAADLELLAVQQQQATQSIALEALLGNTALAAPGPSAPAQAPTP from the coding sequence ATGCATGATGCCGACCAGCCCTGTCATACCCCCACGGTGACTTCCCGCCTGCGCACGGCGTGCGCCGTCGCGCTCGCGCTGCTCGTGTCCGGCTGCGCCAGCTACGCGCCGTTGCCGCTGGGCTCGGGCGAAGGCGCGGCCGACGTGGCGCAACTGACCGCGCCCACCAGCAGGATGCCGCTGCCGTCGCTGGCGACGCATCGCTTCGATCCCGCCGACGGGCTGGACGTGACCGAGACGGCGATGCTGGCGGTGGCGAACAGCCCGCCGCTGAAGCTCAAGCGCGACGAGCTGGGCATCGCCCGCGCGCAGGCGTTCGCGGCCGGCCTGCTGCCCGATCCGCAGCTGAGTCTGGGCGAGGACTTTCCGCAGCATTCGGGTGGCGGCCTGACCACCGCGTTCAACCTCGGGCTGAGCGAGGACGTCACCGCCCTGCTGACCCGTTCGTCGCGCAAGGCAGCGGCGCGCAGCCAGGCGCAGCAGGTGAACCTCGACCTGCTGTGGGCGGAGTGGCAGACCGTGGCGCAGGCACGGCTGTTGTTCGACCAGGTGCTGAACCTGCGCGCGCAGCAGGCGCGGCTGGCCAGCGAGCAGGCCGCGCTGGAACAGGTCACCCCCTATATCCAGTCGGCGCTGGACGCCGGCAACCTCAGCTACGACAGCGCCAGCGCCGGCCTCAACGCCGCGGCCGACGTGCGCCGCCAGCTGGCCGACAACGCGGTGGCGCTGCACCAGGCCGACAGCGACCTGCACGTGCTGCTGGGACTCGCGCCGACGGCAACGCTGGACCTGGCCGGCGCACCGTACCGGGTCGCGCCGACGCCGGCGCAATTGCAGCAGGCGCTGGCCGACCTGCCGCGGCGGCGGCCGGACCTGCTGGCGCTGCAGGCCGGTTACCAGTCGCAGCAGGAGAAACTGCGCACCGCCGTGCTGGCCCAGTTTCCCGCGCTGAACATCGGCTTCAACACCGCGCGCGACACCGGCGCCGTCTACACCCGCGGTTTCACCGTCGGCATCACGCTGCCGTTGTTCGACCGCAACCGCGGCAACATCGCGATCGAGCGGGCGACCCGGCAGCAGCTCAAGGACGACTACGAATCGCGCGTGCTGACCACGCGCAGCGACATGCAGCGACTGGCCGCCGACCTCGCCACACTGGCGCAGCACGAGCAACGCCTGGCCGCCCACACGCAGCAGTTGGACGCCGCCCGCCGCATCGCCGAGCAGTCGTGGCGGCAGGGCCTGCTGGACTGGCCGACCTGGCTGGCGATCCGCAGCCAGTCGCTGGCCGCCGACCTCGAGCTGCTCGCCGTGCAGCAGCAACAGGCCACCCAGTCGATCGCGCTGGAAGCGCTGCTCGGCAACACCGCGCTGGCCGCGCCCGGCCCCTCCGCCCCCGCACAGGCTCCCACGCCATGA
- a CDS encoding efflux RND transporter periplasmic adaptor subunit: protein MNRFLLLPLLCLLLAACGHDAANEDAPVAAGQVLVTVARPLQQTFHDTVEAWGSAAGDPQRARAVSLGHGGQVVALSVAAGQSVRRGQPLLTIAPDPVARSAYLQAQSALELASGELKRVEQLAAQRLATQSQLAAARKALADAQAALEAQRALGGGSVQEIVAAPADGVVGALSVGLGERFAANAPLLAFIPAHALVAQLGVQPEDGAKLRAGMPVQLRGVYGDAAAFAGTLRMVGQAIDPQTRLLGAQVELPADAGATLVAGAALEARIRTDDFTAWAVPRAAVLHDARGDYLFVAEQGHAKRVEVKLRSPDGDTVGVQGPLDAQAKMIVLGAYELNDGDAVRESTK from the coding sequence ATGAACCGATTCCTGCTGTTGCCGCTGCTGTGCCTGCTGCTGGCCGCATGCGGCCACGACGCCGCCAACGAAGATGCGCCGGTCGCTGCGGGCCAGGTGCTGGTGACCGTCGCGCGGCCGCTGCAGCAGACCTTCCACGACACGGTCGAGGCCTGGGGCAGCGCGGCGGGCGATCCGCAGCGCGCGCGCGCGGTCAGTCTCGGCCATGGCGGCCAGGTGGTGGCGCTGAGCGTGGCGGCCGGGCAGAGCGTACGCCGCGGCCAGCCGCTGCTGACGATCGCCCCCGATCCCGTCGCGCGCAGCGCGTACCTGCAGGCGCAGAGCGCGCTGGAACTGGCCAGCGGCGAGCTCAAGCGGGTCGAACAGCTGGCGGCGCAGCGGCTGGCCACGCAGTCGCAACTGGCCGCCGCGCGCAAGGCGCTGGCCGACGCGCAGGCCGCGCTGGAGGCGCAGCGCGCGCTCGGCGGCGGCAGCGTGCAGGAAATCGTGGCCGCGCCGGCCGACGGCGTGGTCGGTGCGCTCAGCGTGGGGCTGGGCGAACGCTTCGCCGCCAACGCGCCGCTGCTCGCCTTCATCCCGGCGCATGCGCTGGTGGCGCAGCTGGGCGTGCAGCCGGAGGACGGCGCGAAGCTGCGCGCCGGCATGCCAGTGCAGCTGCGTGGCGTGTACGGTGACGCGGCTGCCTTCGCCGGCACCCTGCGCATGGTCGGGCAGGCGATCGACCCGCAGACCCGCCTGCTCGGCGCGCAGGTCGAGCTGCCCGCCGACGCCGGCGCGACCCTGGTGGCCGGCGCCGCGCTCGAGGCGCGCATCCGCACCGACGATTTCACCGCCTGGGCGGTGCCGCGCGCGGCCGTGCTGCACGATGCGCGCGGCGACTACCTGTTCGTGGCCGAGCAGGGCCACGCCAAGCGCGTCGAGGTGAAGCTGCGCAGCCCGGACGGCGACACCGTCGGCGTGCAGGGTCCGCTCGACGCGCAGGCAAAAATGATCGTGCTCGGCGCCTACGAGCTCAACGACGGCGATGCGGTGCGGGAGTCGACCAAGTGA
- a CDS encoding efflux RND transporter permease subunit, with amino-acid sequence MSIAAWMQQHRRSLLFLALMLAIGGLASALRLPVALFPNVAFPRVQVTLDAGDRPADQMAVQVTTPVEEAIRRVRGVRDVRSTTSRGSAEVAVMFDWGADMAGALQEVNAAAGQILPQLPAGTQLSTRRMDPTTFPVLAYSLRSHVQSPSALHDLAEYQLRPLLSGISGVANVNVQGGEVAEFHADVDPGKLRALNLSLGDVAGAVGHAATIQAMGRVSDHYKLYLLLANNQPKSLAALRAIVVRAGPAGVVHLGDVAEVSLDHVPQWIRVNADGQNAVLLQVYQQPDGNSVQIAAEVRQRLADYAPQMPAGVRIANWYDQTQLVTGAATSVRDAILIGVLLAGLVLFVFLRNTRVILVALLVVPAVLAITVLLLSVLGMSFNMMTLGGMAAAVGLIIDDVIVMLEHIMRRLNQGEGEVHERIAGAAHEFTRPLTGSSAATVVIFLPLAFLSGVTGAFFKALSLTMASALVISWLLTWVAVPLLAERFLDKRHLVEHPQGRFTRGMMQGYRNVLQRWLRRPLLALLLVVPLVLVGAVAYTRVGTGFMPAMDEGGFILDYLSKPGTSLEETDRLLNQVEAIIRANPNVDTYSRRTGLQLGGGLTEANQGDFFVRLKNGSQLPTEEVMTQVRTEVENKVPGLDIELSQLMEDLIGDLVAVPQPIEVQLYGDDPAQLNATADKVAGAIGKISGVVGVRNGTNPAGDALTVQVDPARAALEGLDPTSVTDQVAAAIDGTVAAQLPTGGKVVGVRVRLPERAHRRLEQVAALPIRAGDGHLLPLSRVATLREVQGQPQITRDNLKRMVAVTGRISGRSLGAAMADVKAALARPGLLPKGMYYQLGGLYQQQQQAFRGLTIVMLAAIALVFTLLLFLYESFRVAIAILAMPLLAIPAVFAALWLTGIELNISAMMGMTMIVGIVTEVAIFYFSELEQAAAEAPLHEALHAAGQHRARPILMSTLAAMLTLLPLALAIGQGSQMQQPLAVAIIAGLLVQVPLVLLVMPVLYALLRRRDAAAG; translated from the coding sequence GTGAGCATTGCCGCATGGATGCAGCAGCATCGCCGCTCGCTGCTGTTCCTTGCCCTGATGCTGGCGATCGGCGGCCTCGCCAGCGCGCTGCGGCTACCGGTGGCGCTGTTCCCGAACGTGGCGTTCCCGCGCGTGCAGGTCACCCTGGATGCCGGCGACCGCCCGGCCGACCAGATGGCGGTGCAGGTGACCACGCCGGTGGAGGAGGCGATCCGCCGCGTGCGTGGCGTGCGCGACGTGCGCTCCACCACCAGCCGCGGCAGTGCCGAGGTGGCGGTGATGTTCGACTGGGGCGCGGACATGGCCGGCGCGCTGCAGGAGGTCAATGCGGCGGCCGGGCAGATCCTGCCGCAGCTGCCCGCCGGCACCCAGCTGTCCACCCGCCGCATGGACCCGACCACCTTCCCGGTGCTGGCCTACAGCCTGCGCTCGCACGTGCAGTCGCCGAGCGCGCTGCACGACCTGGCCGAGTACCAGCTGCGCCCGCTGCTGAGCGGGATCAGCGGCGTCGCCAACGTTAACGTGCAGGGCGGCGAGGTGGCCGAATTCCACGCCGATGTCGATCCCGGCAAGCTGCGCGCGTTGAACCTGAGCCTGGGCGATGTCGCCGGCGCGGTCGGCCACGCGGCGACGATCCAGGCGATGGGCCGCGTGTCCGACCACTACAAGCTGTACCTGCTGCTGGCGAACAACCAGCCGAAGAGCTTGGCGGCGCTGCGCGCCATCGTGGTCCGCGCCGGTCCCGCCGGCGTGGTGCATCTCGGCGACGTGGCGGAAGTCAGCCTCGACCACGTGCCGCAGTGGATCCGCGTCAACGCGGATGGCCAGAACGCCGTGCTGCTGCAGGTCTACCAGCAGCCCGACGGCAACAGTGTGCAGATCGCCGCCGAGGTGAGGCAGCGGCTGGCCGACTACGCGCCGCAGATGCCGGCCGGCGTGCGGATCGCCAACTGGTACGACCAGACCCAGCTGGTGACCGGCGCCGCCACCAGCGTGCGCGACGCGATCCTGATCGGCGTGCTGCTGGCCGGGCTGGTGCTGTTCGTGTTCCTGCGCAACACGCGGGTGATCCTGGTCGCGCTGCTGGTGGTGCCGGCGGTGCTGGCGATCACCGTGCTGCTGCTGTCCGTGCTCGGCATGAGCTTCAACATGATGACGCTGGGCGGCATGGCGGCCGCGGTGGGCCTGATCATCGACGACGTGATCGTGATGCTCGAACACATCATGCGCCGGCTCAACCAGGGCGAGGGCGAAGTGCACGAACGCATCGCCGGCGCGGCCCACGAGTTCACCCGCCCGCTGACTGGCTCCAGCGCCGCCACCGTGGTGATCTTCCTGCCGCTGGCGTTCCTTTCCGGCGTCACCGGCGCGTTCTTCAAGGCGCTGTCGCTGACCATGGCCAGCGCGCTGGTGATTTCCTGGCTGCTGACCTGGGTCGCGGTACCGCTGCTGGCCGAGCGGTTCCTGGACAAGCGCCATCTGGTCGAGCATCCGCAAGGCCGCTTTACCAGGGGCATGATGCAAGGTTACCGGAACGTGCTGCAGCGCTGGCTGCGGCGGCCGCTGCTGGCGCTGCTGCTGGTGGTGCCGCTGGTGCTGGTCGGCGCAGTGGCTTACACCCGCGTCGGCACCGGCTTCATGCCTGCCATGGACGAGGGCGGCTTCATCCTCGACTACCTGTCCAAGCCCGGCACCTCGCTGGAGGAAACCGACCGCCTGCTCAACCAGGTGGAGGCGATCATCCGCGCGAATCCCAACGTGGACACCTACTCGCGGCGTACCGGCCTGCAGCTGGGCGGCGGCCTCACCGAGGCGAACCAGGGCGATTTCTTCGTGCGCCTGAAAAACGGCTCGCAACTGCCCACCGAGGAAGTCATGACCCAGGTGCGCACCGAGGTCGAGAACAAGGTTCCGGGGCTGGACATCGAGCTGTCGCAGTTGATGGAAGACCTGATCGGCGACCTGGTGGCGGTGCCGCAGCCGATCGAGGTGCAGCTGTACGGCGACGACCCGGCGCAGCTGAACGCCACCGCGGACAAGGTCGCCGGGGCGATCGGCAAGATCAGCGGGGTGGTGGGCGTGCGCAACGGCACCAATCCCGCCGGCGATGCGCTGACCGTGCAGGTCGACCCGGCCAGGGCCGCGCTGGAGGGGCTCGACCCGACCAGCGTCACCGACCAGGTGGCGGCGGCGATCGACGGCACGGTGGCGGCCCAGCTGCCGACAGGCGGCAAGGTGGTGGGCGTGCGCGTGCGTCTGCCGGAGCGCGCGCACCGGCGGCTGGAGCAGGTCGCCGCGTTGCCGATCCGCGCCGGCGACGGCCACCTGCTGCCGCTGTCGCGGGTGGCCACGCTGCGCGAGGTGCAGGGCCAGCCGCAGATCACCCGCGACAACCTGAAGCGGATGGTGGCGGTGACTGGCCGCATCAGCGGGCGCAGCCTCGGCGCCGCCATGGCCGACGTGAAGGCCGCGCTGGCCCGGCCGGGGCTGCTGCCCAAAGGCATGTACTACCAGCTCGGCGGCCTGTACCAGCAGCAGCAGCAGGCGTTCCGCGGGCTGACCATCGTGATGCTGGCGGCGATCGCGCTGGTGTTCACCCTGCTGCTGTTCCTGTACGAGAGCTTCCGCGTCGCCATCGCCATCCTGGCCATGCCGCTGCTGGCGATCCCGGCGGTGTTCGCCGCGCTGTGGCTGACCGGCATCGAGCTGAACATCTCGGCGATGATGGGCATGACGATGATCGTCGGCATCGTCACCGAGGTGGCGATCTTCTATTTCTCCGAGCTGGAGCAGGCCGCCGCCGAAGCGCCGCTGCACGAGGCCCTGCACGCGGCCGGGCAGCACCGCGCGCGGCCGATCCTGATGTCCACGCTGGCCGCGATGCTGACCCTGCTGCCGCTGGCGCTGGCCATCGGCCAGGGCTCGCAGATGCAGCAGCCGCTGGCGGTGGCGATCATCGCCGGCCTGCTGGTGCAGGTGCCGCTGGTGCTGCTGGTGATGCCGGTGCTGTACGCGCTGCTGCGCCGGCGCGATGCGGCAGCGGGCTAA
- a CDS encoding YncE family protein has protein sequence MPRPIRKLLPAALLALAVLPLAAASAASPPAPQLLSRLALGGPGGWDYLAFDAPSRHLFVSRGDRVLVVDVDSGKQIGTIPGTAGVHGIALADELHRGFVSDGASASVTVFDLASLKTVATITGTGQNPDAVLYDGASHHVLTFNGHSASASVIDPAKNAVVASIALPGKPEFAVADGSGRVYVNIEDKSELVQLDSLQDKLLQTWPLAPCESPSGLALDHAHHRLFAVCDNRTMTVLDAVDGHHVADVPIGDGPDAVVFDGAEAMIYSANGQSGTITAVHEDDPDHYTVTATVPTQASARTLALDAKLHRLYLSAARLGATRQANGRRPIEPDSFAVLTVGRP, from the coding sequence ATGCCGCGACCGATCCGCAAGCTGCTGCCCGCTGCGCTGCTGGCGCTGGCGGTGCTTCCCCTGGCTGCCGCGTCGGCGGCATCGCCGCCGGCTCCGCAGCTGCTCTCGCGGTTGGCGCTGGGTGGACCGGGCGGCTGGGATTACCTGGCGTTCGATGCGCCCAGTCGCCATCTGTTCGTCAGCCGCGGCGACCGCGTGCTGGTGGTCGACGTCGACAGCGGCAAGCAGATCGGCACGATCCCCGGCACCGCGGGCGTGCACGGCATCGCGCTCGCCGACGAGCTGCACCGTGGTTTCGTCAGCGACGGCGCGAGCGCGTCGGTGACGGTGTTCGACCTGGCCTCGCTGAAGACCGTGGCGACGATCACCGGCACCGGCCAGAACCCCGATGCGGTCCTGTATGACGGCGCCTCGCACCACGTGCTGACCTTCAACGGCCACAGCGCCAGCGCCAGCGTGATCGACCCGGCGAAGAACGCGGTGGTCGCGAGCATCGCGTTGCCCGGCAAGCCGGAGTTCGCGGTGGCCGATGGCAGCGGCCGCGTCTACGTGAACATCGAGGACAAGTCCGAGCTGGTGCAGCTGGATTCGCTCCAGGACAAGCTGCTGCAGACCTGGCCGCTGGCGCCGTGCGAATCGCCCAGCGGGCTGGCCCTGGACCATGCGCACCATCGCCTGTTCGCGGTATGCGACAACCGCACGATGACGGTGCTCGATGCGGTGGACGGCCATCACGTGGCCGACGTGCCGATCGGCGACGGCCCGGACGCGGTGGTGTTCGACGGGGCCGAGGCGATGATCTACAGCGCCAATGGCCAGAGCGGCACGATCACCGCGGTGCACGAGGACGACCCGGACCATTACACGGTAACGGCGACGGTGCCCACCCAGGCGAGTGCGCGCACGCTCGCGCTGGATGCGAAGCTGCACCGGCTATATCTCTCCGCCGCGCGGCTGGGTGCCACCCGCCAGGCCAACGGCCGCCGCCCGATCGAGCCGGACAGCTTCGCCGTGCTCACCGTCGGACGGCCCTGA
- a CDS encoding sensor histidine kinase, whose protein sequence is MKWANPLKSASLHGRLRWLVIVVLAAVLLPLGVLSFKRTAREVGELSDGRLAQSARTLQVLVAQADLEALQHRDPDRVLVPIEAGLIGSPPRQRYTYESEVGFQVFEPGGRLVLATANLAGMPPPQAGDADFQDVWLGTYRWRVFTLHDAASRVVIRTGERYDSRDEIMHAVWLEHSLPLLVGLPLLALLVGWAIRRGLRPLEALTRALSSREPGSHEPVLLRDAPLELQPVLAALNEQLTRLEDALERERRFSADVAHELRTPLASAMINLENAMASADPAEVELALGSAQHVIAELARRVEQLLALARLEAGAASGQRMRVDLTAVATGVLEELAPVIAESGVELSVARLEPRLLVHGYEAALAALLRNLLENALRHVPAGGQVQLSIERGEHAALIDVIDDGPGIPAERRASVFARFQRESGSRGDGYGLGLSIVQRAAQLHGAAIELLDSPYGSGLRVQVVIPLPDLRP, encoded by the coding sequence ATGAAGTGGGCGAACCCGCTGAAGTCGGCGAGCCTGCACGGCCGGCTGCGCTGGCTGGTCATCGTGGTGCTGGCCGCGGTGCTGCTGCCGCTGGGCGTGCTCAGCTTCAAGCGCACCGCCCGCGAAGTGGGCGAACTCTCCGACGGCCGGCTGGCGCAGTCGGCGCGCACGCTGCAGGTGCTGGTCGCACAGGCCGACCTGGAGGCGCTGCAGCACCGCGACCCCGACCGCGTGCTGGTGCCGATCGAGGCCGGCCTCATCGGCAGCCCGCCGCGGCAACGCTATACCTACGAATCCGAGGTCGGCTTCCAGGTGTTCGAACCCGGCGGCCGCCTGGTGCTGGCCACCGCCAACCTCGCCGGCATGCCGCCGCCGCAGGCCGGCGACGCGGATTTCCAGGACGTATGGTTGGGAACGTACCGCTGGCGCGTGTTCACCCTGCACGACGCGGCGAGCCGCGTGGTGATCCGCACCGGCGAGCGCTACGACAGCCGCGACGAGATCATGCACGCGGTATGGCTGGAGCACAGCCTGCCGCTGCTGGTCGGGCTGCCGCTACTGGCCCTGCTGGTGGGCTGGGCGATACGCCGCGGGCTGCGCCCGCTCGAAGCGCTGACCCGCGCGTTGTCGTCGCGGGAGCCGGGCAGCCACGAGCCGGTGCTGCTGCGCGACGCGCCGCTGGAACTGCAGCCGGTGCTGGCGGCACTGAACGAACAACTCACCCGGCTGGAGGATGCGCTGGAGCGCGAGCGCCGCTTCAGCGCCGACGTGGCGCACGAACTGCGCACGCCGCTGGCCTCGGCGATGATCAACCTGGAGAACGCGATGGCCAGCGCCGACCCGGCCGAGGTGGAGCTTGCGCTCGGCAGTGCCCAGCACGTCATCGCCGAGCTGGCCCGGCGGGTCGAACAGCTGCTGGCGCTGGCCCGGCTGGAAGCCGGTGCGGCGTCGGGCCAGCGCATGCGCGTCGACCTGACCGCGGTGGCGACGGGCGTGCTGGAGGAACTCGCGCCGGTGATCGCCGAGAGCGGCGTCGAGCTGAGCGTGGCGCGGCTGGAGCCACGGCTGCTGGTGCACGGCTACGAGGCGGCGCTGGCCGCGCTGCTGCGCAACCTGCTCGAAAACGCGCTGCGCCACGTACCCGCCGGCGGCCAGGTGCAGCTGTCGATCGAGCGTGGCGAACACGCCGCGCTGATCGACGTGATCGACGACGGCCCCGGCATTCCGGCGGAGCGCCGCGCCAGCGTGTTCGCCCGCTTCCAGCGTGAAAGCGGCAGCCGCGGCGACGGCTACGGGCTGGGCCTGTCGATCGTGCAGCGCGCGGCGCAGCTGCACGGCGCCGCCATCGAGCTGCTCGACTCGCCCTACGGCAGCGGCCTGCGCGTACAGGTGGTGATCCCGCTGCCTGACCTCCGCCCGTAG